The Lewinellaceae bacterium genome has a segment encoding these proteins:
- a CDS encoding 5-(carboxyamino)imidazole ribonucleotide synthase, whose translation MEKKSITNTRVGIIGGGQLGKMLALDAGPMHIPIYALDKSANFPAGPYVHGFTEGDFNNYDDVYQFGKDKDVVTIEIEHVNTEALIRLQQEGVQVHPDPTSLNIIKDKGLQKQFYHDNGFPTSSFRLYPSAEAIKDAVQEGDISLPFVQKLCREGYDGKGVKVVSSLSDLPELLQGESLVEDLVDIDKELAIIVARNESGETKAFTAVEMTFNPQANLVEYLLCPARIDPSIEEAAEKMAASLINAFNICGLLAIEFFLTKKGELLINEVAPRPHNSGHHTIDSCYTSQFEQHLRGILGLPLGSTKIKSPAVMLNLLGKDHFSGPAIYDGLEKCLAMEGVNLHLYGKAMTKPFRKMGHATILDDNLETALEKAEAVKKTLQIIA comes from the coding sequence ATGGAAAAAAAATCAATAACCAACACAAGGGTTGGCATTATTGGCGGGGGACAATTAGGTAAAATGCTCGCATTGGATGCAGGTCCCATGCATATTCCGATTTATGCTTTGGATAAAAGCGCCAATTTTCCAGCAGGCCCTTATGTACATGGGTTTACGGAGGGAGACTTCAACAACTATGACGATGTGTACCAGTTCGGCAAGGACAAAGATGTCGTCACCATTGAAATCGAACATGTCAATACAGAGGCGCTCATTCGTTTACAACAGGAAGGGGTGCAAGTTCATCCCGATCCGACGAGTCTCAATATCATAAAAGACAAAGGGCTCCAGAAGCAATTTTACCACGACAATGGATTCCCAACCTCTTCCTTCAGGCTTTATCCCTCCGCTGAGGCCATCAAAGATGCGGTTCAGGAAGGAGACATAAGCCTCCCGTTTGTTCAAAAACTGTGTCGGGAAGGTTATGATGGCAAAGGAGTTAAGGTGGTTTCCTCCCTTTCCGACCTGCCGGAATTGTTACAAGGAGAAAGCCTGGTGGAAGATCTTGTCGACATCGACAAAGAACTTGCCATCATTGTAGCCCGGAACGAATCCGGAGAAACAAAAGCCTTCACTGCCGTTGAAATGACCTTCAACCCACAGGCTAACCTTGTGGAATACCTGCTTTGCCCGGCCAGGATTGATCCATCCATTGAAGAAGCTGCCGAAAAAATGGCCGCGTCTCTCATCAATGCTTTTAATATTTGCGGATTGCTGGCGATTGAATTTTTCCTCACCAAAAAAGGAGAATTATTGATCAACGAAGTGGCTCCACGCCCCCACAACAGCGGGCATCATACCATCGATAGTTGTTATACTTCACAGTTCGAGCAGCATTTGCGGGGCATTTTAGGTCTACCTTTGGGAAGCACAAAAATTAAATCGCCAGCCGTAATGCTAAACCTACTGGGAAAGGATCATTTTTCAGGGCCGGCCATTTATGACGGTTTGGAAAAATGCCTGGCTATGGAAGGAGTAAACCTCCACCTTTACGGCAAAGCAATGACCAAACCGTTTCGAAAAATGGGGCATGCCACTATTTTGGACGACAATTTGGAAACCGCTTTGGAAAAGGCCGAAGCCGTCAAAAAAACACTTCAGATCATTGCCTGA
- a CDS encoding LPS-assembly protein LptD, with product MSAQISPLADSSFIVKNDLEESQDSLVLPLDSISVDSISPTPVSLPATPRLQYTISSDSLDAEVISSARDSMITDIINQKIHLYGEATVDYKTINLKAGHIVLDWNTSIVTADGLPDSTGRMASFPVFKDATQEFQAKSMKYNFKTEKGIVYDITTQQQEVIIHAARSKFISNPPKDSTEEKQDIIYSEDAIFTTCTAEEPHFGVHSKKQKIIANKMVVSGPLNLEVMGVPTPLWLPFGFFPVTQPRGTGLLFPEFDFSADQGMGLKGLGWFFPLGEHFNLSLRSNVYFFTGTWGLSAASQYKKKYKYGGSFNLGFDNRRVEEESDGSISSSKSFSIRWTHNQDRAAHPTMNFGGSVNFQINGYQSTVSNRANDVLNNSLSSNLNFTKNWRDKPFNFSASFSHSQNTSSKKITVNFPKLNFQTQTLYPFRKKQRSGQAKWYEDITLKYTSEAKSTFTGVDSTFFTKQTLDDARYGMKQNITSGTSFKLLKYFNFNPSVQYQEVWYWKSLNKDQIEQLNVKVDTSGTGVITRDTLSYGFAKDTLVTGFESFRTLDISASVNTQIFGTIRFKRGRLKGFRHVIKPSIGISYSPDYSSNAHWFRQERDFSTPDKYNDNPYSIFDNGIYGSPSDNGKQMRLTYGFVNNFEAKYFSKKDSIDRKIKIFESINIGGSYNFAQPEYQWSVVSASGRTRLFKGLTNFAFRFSWDPYLNEVNEEQTSRTRVEKLYYKETGKLLQFMGGTFSLNTGLTVSKIRELFQGKDPEVVEDRRDEQQQQEEDDFLSLFDNFRIAHNMGARWERTYQDKDTLIISTNSVDVRGNIKLTKNWQITIGQIGYDFINKRLTYPDIGFRRDIHCWEAGFNWTPDRQAFSFYIRAKGGTFGFLKLPYQRNYRDAERAKNAF from the coding sequence TTGTCAGCACAGATTAGCCCTTTGGCAGATTCTTCCTTTATTGTAAAAAATGATCTGGAAGAATCCCAGGATTCTCTTGTCCTGCCATTGGATTCTATCTCGGTGGATTCTATTTCCCCAACCCCTGTTTCTCTGCCTGCTACTCCAAGGCTTCAGTATACTATTTCTTCAGATTCTCTCGACGCCGAAGTGATCTCTTCCGCCAGGGATTCCATGATAACCGATATTATTAATCAAAAGATTCATCTTTACGGAGAGGCAACGGTTGATTATAAAACCATTAATCTCAAAGCCGGGCACATTGTGCTGGATTGGAATACCAGTATTGTGACGGCTGACGGGCTCCCGGACAGTACCGGAAGGATGGCCAGCTTTCCGGTGTTTAAAGACGCCACCCAGGAATTCCAGGCCAAAAGTATGAAATACAATTTCAAAACCGAAAAAGGGATCGTTTACGACATTACTACCCAGCAGCAGGAGGTGATTATCCACGCTGCCCGGTCTAAGTTTATCAGCAATCCTCCAAAAGACAGCACCGAAGAAAAGCAGGACATCATTTATTCTGAAGATGCTATTTTTACCACCTGTACTGCCGAGGAACCTCACTTCGGGGTACATAGTAAAAAACAAAAGATTATTGCCAATAAGATGGTGGTTTCGGGTCCGCTCAATCTTGAAGTAATGGGGGTGCCGACTCCTTTGTGGTTGCCTTTTGGCTTTTTCCCAGTCACTCAGCCAAGAGGTACGGGGCTCTTATTTCCTGAATTTGATTTTTCCGCTGATCAGGGCATGGGCCTTAAAGGACTCGGCTGGTTTTTTCCCCTGGGTGAGCATTTTAACTTGTCGCTTCGCAGTAATGTTTACTTTTTTACCGGAACCTGGGGCCTGTCGGCAGCCTCCCAGTACAAGAAGAAATACAAATACGGCGGGAGTTTTAACCTGGGCTTCGACAACAGAAGGGTAGAGGAGGAGAGCGACGGATCCATTTCCAGCTCCAAGTCGTTTTCCATTCGCTGGACCCACAACCAGGACCGGGCAGCACATCCTACAATGAATTTCGGGGGATCTGTAAACTTCCAGATCAATGGCTACCAAAGTACCGTCAGTAACCGTGCCAATGATGTATTGAATAATTCATTGAGCTCCAACCTGAATTTTACCAAAAACTGGCGGGATAAACCTTTTAATTTCAGCGCCTCCTTCAGCCACAGTCAGAATACTTCCAGCAAAAAAATTACTGTAAACTTTCCAAAGCTGAATTTCCAGACGCAGACGCTTTATCCATTCCGGAAGAAACAGCGTTCAGGCCAGGCTAAATGGTATGAGGATATTACCCTTAAATACACCTCCGAAGCCAAAAGTACTTTTACCGGGGTGGATTCCACTTTTTTTACCAAACAAACCCTTGATGACGCCAGGTATGGGATGAAGCAAAATATTACGTCGGGAACTTCATTTAAGTTACTGAAATATTTCAATTTCAATCCCAGCGTACAATATCAGGAAGTGTGGTACTGGAAATCATTGAATAAAGATCAAATTGAGCAGTTGAATGTAAAGGTGGATACCAGCGGCACAGGTGTAATCACCAGGGATACCTTGTCTTACGGATTTGCCAAGGATACCCTGGTTACCGGATTTGAATCCTTCCGAACCCTTGACATATCGGCATCGGTCAATACCCAGATTTTCGGTACCATTCGATTTAAAAGAGGACGGTTAAAAGGCTTCCGCCATGTGATTAAACCGAGTATTGGTATTAGTTATTCACCTGATTATTCTTCCAATGCCCATTGGTTCAGGCAGGAAAGAGATTTCTCCACTCCCGATAAATACAACGATAATCCCTATTCTATTTTTGATAATGGCATTTATGGATCTCCTTCGGATAACGGAAAACAAATGAGGCTGACCTACGGGTTTGTGAATAATTTTGAAGCCAAGTATTTTTCGAAAAAGGATTCCATCGATAGGAAGATCAAAATATTTGAAAGCATCAATATTGGGGGAAGTTACAATTTTGCCCAACCGGAATACCAATGGAGCGTGGTCTCTGCCAGTGGTCGCACCCGGCTTTTTAAAGGGTTGACCAATTTTGCCTTCAGGTTCAGCTGGGATCCATACCTAAATGAAGTGAACGAGGAACAGACAAGCAGAACGAGGGTGGAAAAATTGTATTATAAAGAAACAGGAAAATTACTCCAGTTTATGGGAGGAACTTTCTCCTTGAACACTGGATTGACCGTTTCCAAAATAAGGGAATTATTCCAGGGCAAGGATCCTGAAGTGGTGGAAGACAGGCGGGATGAACAACAACAACAAGAGGAAGACGATTTCCTGAGTTTGTTTGACAATTTTAGAATTGCTCATAATATGGGGGCTCGATGGGAGCGTACCTATCAGGATAAGGATACCCTGATCATCAGTACCAATTCTGTGGACGTAAGGGGGAATATTAAGCTAACAAAAAACTGGCAAATCACAATCGGGCAAATCGGTTATGATTTTATCAATAAGCGTTTGACTTATCCTGATATCGGTTTCAGACGCGATATTCACTGTTGGGAAGCCGGCTTCAACTGGACACCCGATCGCCAGGCATTCAGCTTTTACATCCGCGCCAAAGGAGGGACTTTCGGATTCCTCAAACTGCCTTATCAACGAAATTACCGGGATGCCGAGCGGGCGAAGAATGCTTTTTAA
- a CDS encoding cytochrome c, with translation MQLKLIQLAFFTAISLLINSCEGNTFKQGEMLYKNHCSGCHMEHGQGLQSLIPPLAGFNYLAENRAGIACIITNGLKDTLRYGDKVYSEAMLPIPNLTDAELTNIINFINQAWGNDFGYVKIKDVQEALRKCKS, from the coding sequence ATGCAACTGAAATTAATTCAACTGGCTTTTTTCACCGCTATCTCACTTTTGATCAACAGCTGTGAAGGAAATACTTTCAAGCAAGGTGAAATGCTTTATAAAAATCATTGTTCCGGTTGCCATATGGAGCATGGTCAAGGGCTTCAGTCACTGATCCCCCCGCTGGCAGGTTTTAACTATCTTGCAGAAAATAGAGCGGGGATTGCCTGTATCATTACCAATGGGCTAAAAGATACTCTCCGGTATGGTGACAAGGTATATAGTGAAGCAATGCTGCCCATTCCTAATTTGACCGATGCCGAATTAACCAATATCATCAATTTCATTAACCAGGCCTGGGGCAATGATTTTGGATATGTGAAAATCAAGGACGTTCAAGAGGCCCTTCGAAAATGTAAGTCTTAA
- a CDS encoding T9SS type A sorting domain-containing protein, giving the protein MKKSTLYYWLTSLMLAMLIHLPKSNGQTFSASHVGINSNNEVCVDITVADFENIIGMQFSMHYDDNLLSFSGFSNLSALNLSTANFGNITSQGAITFSWIDPTLSGVTLPEDEIIFSLCFFPNTAGNVTTPISFENTPTAIEILDVNDQILNGVFNNGSITISSTGGPLELTSAILTAEICGNSNGSIAVIAVGGMPPYTYQWQGPDGFSATEGNIGGLSAGIYDLTIEDSEGATLLASYTLENESLLITSANVNPVGCNGSSGSINLATNGVNPSFEWSNGATSEDIQVSEAGTYTVTITEGNCSVTETYQVEAEDGLASYAYDCTYFNPGLIEAQLHVLLWCGGTPPYTFSWSDGTIETTNVNESTLLITNPSGILYSVTITDEQGFEFILSDMEVGCSFPPNITGSITDVNCTNQTDGSIDITVTGGSQNFSFLWSNGATSEDVTGLISGYYTVVVTDNETGLSATKEFFVAGSLNLAYTYQCQFPLSTTLSVISWTGLAPITYEWSNGFTETVNNPAQVNLSSITFPMEAGPVSYTITATDATGCSETLVAEVDCENPESDLYLSVSPEQTNIQQGESTCIDVVAGNFNDIISMQFTVDWDPSLLHFEEVTNFNLPGLSANNFGMPQNDQLTFSWLDPPLEGVTLANNTPVFSLCFTALNANGTATVEITDTPTDIEVINTMDEEQTVQTSGGIITIGNPPAGQGAVYITSNTAIPGDITCVEIRALDLYNVGAIQFSMNWNPEALNFSGVENFLFEPETSIALSFSSLTDAAESGELRFVYFSNDFTSGLSIAEDTPLFELCFEVVADNGIEPVTITNSPIPIEFIGINAIPLNVSTSGGEIIILDPLWPGDTDLNGIVDQYDLLNIGLAYGAEGTARILSTDWTPFYVQDWGPATPLSGVDYKHMDTDGNGTINTQDTLAISLNWGSTNENWDNDPGIAPQGPTPGTTLTIDAPFYVESDTVALDQTTLLNIILGEENFPATGIYGIGFTITFDPEVVVPGSVHARFENSWLGSIGENLIGIYKEDYEAGKLHVAVTRIDGAEVSGNGPIGAMQITIKDVIFRGNLTEVPFGIEGVKIINSTGQEILVQPVPTISFIDTTTDFNDPELAEQVSIFPTPASQSIYISAGNLEITAIELYNANGELVKRSNNDDSLSVKEFTSGTYFLRIISKEGVIIKRISKI; this is encoded by the coding sequence ATGAAAAAAAGTACCCTATATTATTGGTTGACGAGCCTTATGCTGGCTATGTTAATCCATTTACCCAAAAGCAACGGACAGACCTTCAGCGCCTCTCATGTGGGGATCAATTCCAACAATGAAGTTTGTGTTGACATTACGGTAGCTGACTTTGAAAACATTATCGGCATGCAATTCAGTATGCATTACGATGATAACCTGCTTTCCTTTTCAGGGTTCAGTAATCTTTCTGCGCTGAACCTTAGCACGGCCAATTTTGGGAACATTACCTCCCAGGGAGCCATAACCTTTTCCTGGATTGACCCAACTCTTTCGGGAGTTACCCTCCCGGAGGACGAGATCATATTCTCCCTTTGCTTTTTTCCCAATACCGCCGGAAACGTCACTACGCCTATAAGTTTTGAAAATACGCCCACCGCGATCGAAATATTGGATGTCAATGATCAGATTTTGAATGGCGTCTTCAATAATGGCTCCATTACTATTTCCTCCACGGGAGGTCCATTGGAGCTGACTTCTGCTATCCTGACTGCTGAAATTTGCGGGAACTCAAATGGCAGTATTGCCGTGATTGCTGTCGGGGGCATGCCTCCTTACACTTACCAATGGCAAGGACCTGATGGCTTTTCCGCTACTGAAGGAAATATCGGAGGGTTATCAGCCGGGATTTATGACCTGACCATTGAAGACTCCGAAGGAGCCACACTTTTGGCCTCCTACACCCTGGAAAATGAATCCTTGCTGATTACTTCGGCAAATGTAAACCCGGTCGGATGTAATGGATCAAGCGGCAGCATTAACCTGGCAACCAACGGGGTTAATCCCTCCTTCGAATGGAGTAACGGGGCTACCTCAGAAGACATTCAGGTTTCGGAAGCCGGAACCTATACAGTGACTATTACAGAAGGAAACTGTTCCGTAACAGAAACCTACCAGGTGGAAGCAGAAGACGGATTGGCCTCTTATGCCTACGATTGCACTTATTTCAACCCTGGCCTCATAGAAGCCCAACTTCACGTTTTATTATGGTGTGGTGGGACTCCGCCTTATACATTTAGCTGGAGTGACGGAACCATAGAAACAACCAACGTCAACGAAAGCACCCTGCTGATCACCAACCCGTCCGGAATCCTTTACAGTGTTACCATCACAGATGAACAGGGATTTGAGTTCATCCTGAGTGATATGGAAGTAGGCTGTAGTTTCCCTCCCAATATTACCGGTTCAATAACCGATGTAAATTGCACCAACCAAACCGACGGAAGTATTGACATTACCGTTACCGGAGGCAGTCAGAATTTCTCTTTTTTATGGAGCAACGGGGCTACCAGTGAAGATGTTACGGGGCTTATCTCCGGTTATTATACCGTCGTGGTTACAGATAACGAAACCGGCCTCAGCGCGACAAAGGAATTTTTTGTGGCAGGTAGCCTTAACCTTGCTTATACTTATCAATGCCAATTCCCCTTATCGACCACCCTTTCGGTAATTTCCTGGACCGGCCTGGCTCCCATCACCTATGAATGGAGCAATGGATTTACAGAAACCGTCAACAATCCCGCCCAGGTCAATTTAAGCAGCATAACCTTCCCTATGGAGGCCGGGCCGGTAAGTTATACGATTACCGCAACGGACGCCACGGGATGTTCAGAAACCCTTGTCGCTGAAGTGGACTGTGAAAACCCTGAGAGTGATCTTTACTTGTCTGTTTCTCCGGAACAAACGAATATCCAGCAAGGCGAAAGTACCTGCATAGACGTAGTAGCGGGAAATTTCAACGACATCATCAGCATGCAGTTTACTGTTGACTGGGACCCTTCCCTGCTTCATTTTGAGGAAGTGACCAATTTTAACCTTCCCGGCCTGAGTGCAAACAATTTCGGAATGCCCCAAAACGATCAACTCACTTTCAGTTGGCTGGATCCACCCCTCGAAGGGGTTACACTCGCCAACAATACTCCCGTTTTTTCTTTGTGCTTTACGGCTTTAAATGCCAATGGAACGGCAACTGTTGAAATTACGGATACCCCAACCGATATCGAGGTCATAAATACGATGGATGAAGAACAAACCGTACAAACAAGCGGTGGCATCATCACCATTGGAAATCCGCCGGCAGGCCAGGGAGCCGTTTATATCACTTCGAATACCGCCATTCCCGGAGATATAACCTGTGTGGAAATACGCGCACTGGATCTTTACAATGTAGGAGCTATCCAGTTCAGCATGAACTGGAACCCGGAAGCTTTAAACTTCAGTGGAGTGGAAAACTTCCTCTTCGAACCTGAAACCAGCATTGCACTTTCCTTTAGCTCATTAACCGATGCGGCTGAATCCGGGGAGCTGAGGTTTGTTTACTTCTCCAATGACTTTACCTCGGGTTTATCCATCGCGGAAGATACCCCATTATTCGAGCTGTGTTTTGAAGTGGTGGCAGACAATGGTATAGAACCTGTTACGATTACCAATTCGCCCATTCCTATTGAATTTATTGGGATCAATGCGATCCCTTTAAACGTCTCTACTTCCGGAGGAGAAATTATCATTCTTGATCCGCTTTGGCCCGGAGATACGGATCTCAACGGTATTGTAGATCAGTACGATCTGCTCAACATTGGCTTGGCCTATGGAGCAGAAGGAACGGCAAGGATTTTGAGCACCGACTGGACTCCTTTTTATGTACAGGACTGGGGGCCGGCCACGCCACTGTCAGGAGTTGACTACAAACATATGGATACCGACGGTAACGGAACCATTAACACCCAGGATACCCTGGCCATTTCCCTGAACTGGGGATCGACCAATGAAAACTGGGACAATGACCCGGGTATTGCCCCCCAGGGCCCCACTCCCGGAACGACGCTGACCATTGATGCTCCATTTTACGTGGAAAGTGACACGGTAGCCCTGGATCAGACCACATTATTAAATATTATTCTCGGAGAGGAAAATTTCCCTGCAACCGGTATCTATGGCATCGGATTCACCATCACTTTTGATCCGGAAGTCGTAGTGCCCGGAAGTGTACATGCCCGATTTGAGAATTCATGGCTGGGTTCCATCGGTGAGAATCTTATAGGCATTTACAAAGAAGATTACGAAGCCGGAAAACTTCATGTAGCTGTTACAAGGATTGACGGAGCAGAGGTTTCCGGCAACGGACCTATTGGAGCCATGCAAATCACCATAAAAGATGTGATATTCAGAGGCAATCTGACTGAAGTCCCCTTCGGGATAGAAGGCGTTAAGATAATCAATTCGACGGGGCAGGAAATTTTGGTGCAACCCGTCCCGACCATCTCCTTTATCGATACCACCACTGATTTTAATGATCCTGAATTAGCCGAACAGGTAAGTATATTCCCGACTCCGGCCAGCCAGAGCATTTATATTTCAGCAGGAAATCTGGAGATCACCGCGATTGAATTATACAATGCAAATGGAGAACTGGTAAAAAGATCCAATAATGACGATTCTCTTTCTGTAAAAGAATTCACCTCAGGAACCTACTTCCTCAGAATCATCAGCAAAGAAGGAGTGATCATCAAACGAATCTCAAAAATATAA
- a CDS encoding N-acetylmuramoyl-L-alanine amidase, with product MFKTAFLIQTVLLSFLAAPAVDFNVSLSFPSHLLQNSSPKIKNDSPIITLSGHKANDLTLNNLPLETNSLSLEKINPLPGIKISSSGIKTVVIDPGHGGHDPGCLGKKSHEKTIALSIAKKLADAIKKDYPQVKVILTRDSDVFIPLHKRAAIANRNNADLFISIHCNSMPPGNGKTNGTETYVMGLHTAQHNLDVAKRENAAILLEADYEKNYDYDPNSPEGHILLSMFQNAFLEQSIQFATKVEQQFSVVTNRNSRGVKQAGFVVLKETTMPSVLIETGFLSNTREENYLYTDQGQDQVAEAILKAFSDYKKEIESSVENGLPYEVVEVKTPTVEVSAPQMDKSGIQTNKTGNEVYYTINASPSYEYNPPARQEKSAADQGTSKELNAQEIFRNQEPETSYATYPGLDYNARRPSAYTVPETYSKRDSREAVTAKSGIAPKEGVIDFRVQLAASPYPLNTSSSPWQNTGYLIEIIQENNLYKYQARNFSTYTQALEAKMDLRSKGFSDAFMVAYQKGSRITIDEAKKQLGIQ from the coding sequence ATGTTCAAAACTGCATTCCTGATTCAAACGGTTCTTTTGTCTTTTTTGGCAGCCCCTGCTGTCGATTTTAACGTTTCTTTATCGTTTCCTTCACATTTACTTCAAAACAGTTCCCCTAAAATCAAAAACGATTCTCCGATTATTACATTGTCAGGGCACAAAGCTAATGATTTGACCCTAAATAACCTACCCTTAGAGACCAACAGCCTTTCTTTGGAAAAAATCAATCCACTTCCAGGCATCAAAATTTCTTCCTCCGGAATAAAAACTGTAGTGATAGATCCCGGTCATGGCGGGCACGATCCGGGTTGCCTGGGTAAAAAATCCCATGAAAAAACTATTGCACTTTCTATCGCCAAGAAACTTGCCGACGCTATCAAAAAAGATTATCCGCAGGTTAAAGTCATTCTCACAAGAGATTCTGATGTTTTCATCCCCTTGCACAAAAGAGCGGCAATCGCCAACAGGAACAATGCTGACCTCTTCATTTCGATCCATTGCAATTCCATGCCCCCTGGAAATGGTAAAACCAATGGAACAGAAACTTATGTCATGGGGCTCCATACCGCCCAACACAACCTTGATGTGGCCAAGCGAGAGAATGCGGCCATACTGCTTGAAGCGGATTACGAAAAAAATTATGACTACGATCCTAATTCTCCGGAAGGACATATATTGCTAAGCATGTTCCAAAATGCCTTCCTGGAACAAAGTATCCAGTTTGCCACAAAAGTGGAACAACAGTTTTCGGTAGTCACCAATCGGAACAGTCGCGGGGTCAAGCAAGCTGGATTTGTTGTCTTGAAGGAAACTACCATGCCCAGTGTGCTGATCGAAACAGGCTTCCTGAGCAATACCAGGGAAGAAAATTACCTTTATACAGATCAAGGGCAGGACCAGGTGGCAGAAGCCATCCTTAAAGCCTTTTCCGATTATAAAAAGGAGATAGAATCCTCTGTTGAAAATGGGTTGCCCTATGAAGTGGTTGAAGTAAAAACGCCAACGGTGGAAGTTTCTGCGCCCCAGATGGATAAAAGTGGAATTCAGACCAATAAAACCGGAAATGAAGTGTATTACACCATAAATGCATCGCCAAGTTACGAATACAATCCACCAGCTCGTCAGGAAAAATCTGCTGCGGATCAGGGCACTTCAAAAGAACTTAACGCTCAAGAAATTTTCAGGAACCAGGAACCCGAAACCAGTTACGCAACCTATCCCGGGCTTGATTACAACGCCCGCAGACCTTCGGCTTACACTGTACCGGAAACCTACTCAAAGAGAGATTCACGGGAAGCAGTGACGGCCAAATCGGGCATTGCCCCAAAAGAGGGAGTTATTGATTTCAGAGTACAATTGGCAGCTTCACCCTACCCATTAAACACCAGTTCCTCCCCTTGGCAAAACACCGGTTACCTCATCGAAATAATCCAGGAAAATAATTTATATAAATACCAGGCACGCAACTTCTCCACCTATACTCAGGCTCTCGAAGCCAAAATGGATCTCAGGAGCAAAGGTTTTTCGGATGCTTTCATGGTGGCTTACCAAAAAGGAAGCCGTATTACTATTGATGAGGCAAAAAAACAATTAGGCATCCAATAA
- a CDS encoding MCE family protein: MAKEVKIGILAIVAIALSFWGYKFILGSNVLKQSNSYFVLYEDVEGLQIGTHVRISGIQKGVVSGIELLPDDREHVLVTLDMEKGIRVPKNTKAVIVATSMMGAKAIIMEYGAPCSGDDCAEPGSYLAGQTKNLLASMASPQVVEEYMDIIKTEMKSLVDSLNKALFTDSDSGLAEMMNDLKQTMANLNSGTSQLDNLMRRSSGDISQSLANIESLTKELDSKKGSIGNIVDNADKLTKQLADGDIENTLKEVKAAITSLKATLTSADNTLGGLSQMMESANKGEGSLGKLLKDDALYNNLNSMSRQIDSLVTDFQNKPYRYMPLKSKKKVDKYDKQDASN, from the coding sequence ATGGCAAAAGAAGTAAAAATCGGCATTCTCGCAATCGTTGCGATTGCGCTTTCATTCTGGGGATATAAATTCATCCTTGGATCAAATGTCCTAAAACAATCCAATTCGTATTTTGTGTTATATGAAGATGTGGAAGGTCTCCAAATCGGCACGCATGTGCGCATCAGTGGTATTCAGAAAGGGGTGGTCTCCGGCATAGAGCTGCTCCCCGACGACAGGGAGCACGTATTGGTAACCCTGGATATGGAAAAAGGAATCCGGGTACCTAAAAACACCAAAGCAGTCATTGTCGCTACCAGCATGATGGGGGCAAAAGCCATTATCATGGAATACGGTGCACCCTGTTCAGGGGATGATTGTGCAGAACCGGGGAGTTACCTGGCCGGCCAGACTAAAAACCTACTGGCCTCCATGGCAAGTCCTCAGGTCGTGGAAGAATACATGGATATCATCAAAACAGAAATGAAATCCCTGGTGGATTCTCTGAATAAGGCCTTGTTTACCGACAGCGACAGCGGCCTTGCGGAAATGATGAATGATCTAAAACAAACCATGGCCAACCTGAATTCAGGCACGAGCCAGCTCGATAATTTAATGAGAAGGTCTTCAGGGGACATTAGCCAGTCCCTTGCTAATATTGAATCCCTGACCAAAGAACTGGACAGTAAAAAAGGAAGTATCGGAAATATCGTCGACAATGCAGACAAACTCACCAAGCAGCTGGCCGATGGTGACATTGAAAACACACTCAAGGAAGTTAAAGCCGCCATTACGAGCCTGAAAGCTACCCTTACCTCTGCCGACAACACCCTCGGTGGATTGTCTCAGATGATGGAATCAGCCAACAAAGGCGAGGGCTCTTTAGGAAAGCTGCTCAAGGATGATGCACTTTACAACAACCTCAACAGCATGAGCAGGCAAATCGACTCTTTGGTCACCGACTTCCAAAATAAACCTTATCGTTACATGCCGCTAAAAAGCAAAAAGAAAGTAGATAAGTACGATAAGCAGGACGCTTCAAATTAA
- a CDS encoding DUF1641 domain-containing protein yields MVSMVADIADETYQNAVKKGIDIDKRLQAALELSERLTAPETVEKFYGMLEFADQLPGMMAMMLDTFDSEIRKAVNEGLDLDALKDFLSGLTMAISKASEMPPARVGGPLGLMRSMKDEDRQKSLSFLMDFAKAFGQYMKHRDLGFRPLK; encoded by the coding sequence ATGGTGAGTATGGTGGCCGACATCGCCGATGAGACCTATCAAAATGCCGTGAAAAAAGGCATCGATATCGACAAACGGCTTCAGGCCGCACTTGAATTGTCGGAAAGACTGACCGCTCCGGAAACGGTGGAGAAGTTCTACGGCATGCTCGAATTTGCGGATCAACTGCCGGGTATGATGGCAATGATGCTTGATACTTTTGACTCGGAAATCCGAAAGGCCGTCAATGAAGGGCTGGATCTCGATGCTTTGAAAGATTTTCTCAGCGGGCTGACCATGGCCATCTCCAAAGCCAGTGAGATGCCTCCGGCTCGCGTAGGCGGACCTTTAGGCCTGATGCGTTCCATGAAGGACGAAGACCGTCAGAAGTCTTTGAGTTTCCTCATGGATTTTGCCAAGGCTTTCGGCCAATACATGAAACACCGGGATCTGGGTTTTAGACCTTTGAAATAA